A single Aspergillus chevalieri M1 DNA, chromosome 3, nearly complete sequence DNA region contains:
- the ptpA gene encoding putative protein tyrosine phosphatase (Pyp1) (COG:T;~EggNog:ENOG410PK3P;~InterPro:IPR029021,IPR001763,IPR003595,IPR016130, IPR000242,IPR000387,IPR036873;~PFAM:PF00102,PF00581;~go_function: GO:0004725 - protein tyrosine phosphatase activity [Evidence IEA];~go_function: GO:0016791 - phosphatase activity [Evidence IEA];~go_process: GO:0006470 - protein dephosphorylation [Evidence IEA];~go_process: GO:0016311 - dephosphorylation [Evidence IEA]), which yields MSAMTGPRHSPSSPWHQDTQNQPLASASTGHHHTVSGHLSPNYFAIGANDASNPHDLKQSLHARNNWDIASQPHTQSTFSSQRPQLLPQKSLYEDIQGDYMRSPTVNEGNCRMSVLHGLPWNPELQKTNSSERTAALHSSPRNSYFQEPEHTVRNSHRPDVSQIDDSRSQDSMQQTSVQPVRPFQLSFQGGLANTVSCQNTPESGSQALHPAHGVNFVSAERCAELVISAHRESIFLDVRPFTHFAQSNIRGSLNLCIPTTLVKRPSFDTRKLENTFTDDSAKKNFARWRHCRYIIVYDAATADPKDAGPLSNLLKKFTVEGWDGEAMILKGGFKTFSNCFPGLTQNQQGEQLQAATTAAPKKPTTMHISLPAVAPVAGGCALPESSATVIPFFGNIRQHMDLLGGVGQMSLQLPKQLTESKRRLLPSWLRDASNPSDRGHGVSQKFLKLEEKELERMKQAFSYGSTSDAVSSKKYRIAGIEKGTKNRYNDIYPFDHSRVQLQNEPIGGCDYVNGNHLKAEYSNRSYIATQAPVPDTFKDFWRVVWEQDIRLVVALTAEFERGQVKCHPYWESGMYGPLQVKNFSQRYVYMDRPGSSLANDSGIKPSAAQVDSNQQNEGDDPCIIVRHFGLSHSAFPFQPLREVTQLQYPYWPDFGTTAQPSHLLQLIEQCNKIIETTSNTAFSSNEAEPQGQRSVLVHCSAGCGRTGTFCAVDSVLDMLKRQRSRAQHSSTNDNNYPTDEWVYNDELDLIAKTVADFRTQRPSMVQNLGQFVLCYESVLEWVVSQMSDGDDISQ from the exons CACTGGTCACCATCATAccgtgtcaggtcatttgaGCCCCAATTACTTTGCTATTGGCGCAAATGATGCCAGCAATCCACATGATTTGAAGCAAAGTCTTCATGCAAGGAATAACTGGGACATAGCTTCTCAGCCCCATACCCAATCAACATTCTCCAGTCAAAGACCGCAGCTACTACCCCAGAAGTCACTCTACGAGGACATCCAGGGCGATTATATGAGAAGTCCCACCGTGAACGAAGGGAATTGCAGAATGTCCGTCTTACACGGCCTACCATGGAATCCTGAGTTGCAAAAGACCAATTCGTCGGAGCGCACTGCCGCTTTGCATTCGAGCCCTCGGAATTCCTATTTTCAAGAACCAGAGCACACAGTTCGAAACAGCCATAGGCCAGATGTCTCTCAAATCGATGATTCGCGTTCTCAGGATTCAATGCAACAGACATCCGTTCAGCCGGTCCGTCCCTTTCAGCTGTCGTTCCAGGGTGGGTTGGCAAATACCGTTTCGTGCCAAAATACTCCCGAATCCGGATCTCAGGCATTGCATCCCGCTCATGGGGTCAACTTCGTATCTGCCGAGCGTTGCGCCGAGTTAGTCATATCAGCCCATCGGGAATCAATCTTCTTGGATGTGCGTCCGTTTACGCATTTTGCGCAGTCTAATATCAGAGGGTCGCTGAATCTTTGCATCCCAACCACCCTGGTTAAGCGGCCTTCGTTCGACACACGGAAGTTGGAGAACACATTTACGGATGATAGCGCCAAGAAGAACTTCGCGAGATGGAGACACTGCCGCTATATTATCGTCTATGATGCCGCTACAGCTGACCCCAAGGATGCGGGGCCGCTATCAAATTTGCTGAAGAAGTTCACGGTTGAGGGTTGGGATGGTGAAGCGATGATCCTAAAAGGTGGCTTCAAGACGTTCTCGAACTGCTTTCCCGGCCTCACGCAAAATCAGCAAGGAGAACAACTGCAGGCTGCAACAACGGCTGCCCCGAAGAAGCCAACTACAATGCATATTAGCCTTCCAGCCGTTGCTCCAGTCGCCGGTGGGTGTGCTTTGCCGGAGTCCTCCGCCACAGTCATTCCCTTTTTCGGGAATATTCGCCAGCACATGGATCTCCTAGGAGGTGTTGGGCAGATGTCTCTTCAACTTCCCAAGCAGTTAACCGAGTCAAAAAGACGGTTGTTACCCTCCTGGTTGCGGGATGCTTCGAATCCCAGTGATCGAGGTCACGGTGTCTCGCAAAAATTCTTGAAGCTTGAAGAAAAGGAATTGGAGCGCATGAAGCAGGCGTTCTCTTATGGATCGACTTCCGACGCTGTCTCATCGAAAAAATATCGCATTGCAGGCATTGAAAAGGGGACCAAGAATAGGTATAACGATATTTATCCATTTGATCATTCTCGTGTTCAACTCCAAAATGAGCCAATCGGTGGCTGTGATTATGTGAACGGCAACCATTTGAAAGCCGAATATAGTAACAGAAGCTACATAGCGACCCAGGCTCCTGTGCCGGATACATTCAAA GATTTTTGGCGCGTTGTCTGGGAGCAAGATATCAGATTGGTTGTTGCGCTCACCGCAGAATTCGAACGGGGCCAAGTGAAGTGTCATCCGTACTGGGAGTCCGGGATGTACGGGCCTCTTCAGGTCAAAAACTTCTCGCAGAGATATGTCTACATGGACAGGCCGGGTTCGTCACTGGCGAACGACTCCGGCATAAAGCCATCGGCGGCCCAAGTCGACTCCAATCAGCAGAACGAGGGTGACGATCCTTGCATTATTGTCAGACACTTTGGTCTGTCCCACTCTGCGTTTCCATTCCAGCCGCTACGGGAAGTTACGCAGCTCCAGTATCCCTATTGGCCTGATTTCGGCACTACCGCGCAGCCATCTCATCTGTTGCAGTTGATTGAGCAGTGTAACAAAATCATCGAGACCACCAGTAATACCGCTTTCAGCAGTAATGAGGCAGAACCGCAGGGGCAACGGTCGGTTTTGGTACACTGTAGTGCGGGCTGTGGTCGCACCGGTACATTCTGTGCCGTTGATAGTGTACTGGACATGCTAAAACGACAGCGCTCCAGGGCGCAGCATTCATCAACTAATGATAACAATTACCCGACTGATGAGTGGGTCTATAATGACGAGCTGGATCTCATCGCAAAGACCGTCGCCGATTTTCGGACTCAGAGACCGAGTATGGTACAGAACCTCGGTCAGTTTGTGTTATGTTACGAGAGTGTACTCGAATGGGTTGTTTCTCAGATGTCAGATGGGGATGATATCTCCCAATGA
- a CDS encoding F-box domain protein (COG:S;~EggNog:ENOG410PVMI;~InterPro:IPR001810;~go_function: GO:0005515 - protein binding [Evidence IEA]) has product MLLELPPELLLLVLKNTSTPAYLQATAACRALYEVATSCHSLVLHHVYQTPGVVTGVDSLETKELFQLLIKRSFRQLYGAEFRASCKAYSFESQEIDVQASSLAPSGDTNLALVVKGQPDVFLFHAEYEGSISPRARLKVPEQYEQQLGVMEVLKTTVCGERDVYVLCRFTPNIDEHGPDANHPFVQQALQSSHNGTVVLFHFEIQSSDHHIRTCYLPDHSEYEALAIAVADRDTFAISWQHPRDDHDFEVVLYNVTDEVSDKDTNIIEISYDSSSLIDESGQRPVGGPVIDLSFNDRSSQLLYYHRAQTLYGSYQHLTTFDLHRNTSRVRFSNSLSLLFSISIPFFGTHRTTSHDGNPACNWRYLSFGIAKHREENWTVACLLKSEAFCRSYNCGHVLNLERGRRLQGWTIVGHFCGYQVPTSSLGGIIAASTRGTRIAMANWNTIYVWALEPNALIGENSDDFYRPSSRSENTGAVELHPIVLPLEAVCFKLRFLENEDELLALTDRGVVRWNISPLAKGEKTIYHWPYYNGSLA; this is encoded by the exons ATGCTCTTGGAACTTCCCCCGGAGTTATTATTACTTGTTCTGAAAAATACCAGCACTCCCGCATATTTACAAGCCACGGCTGCTTGCCGTGCTCTCTATGAAGTTGCGACAAGTTGTCACAGTTTGGTCTTGCATCATGTATACCAAACACCTGGTGTAGTTACAGGCGTGGATTCCCTCGAGACAAAAGAGTTATTCCAATTGTTGATTAAGCGCTCCTTTCGGCAATTATATGGCGCAGAATTCCGCGCAAGTTGCAAGGCATACAGTTTCGAATCTCAGGAAATTGATGTTCAAGCCTCATCACTTGCGCCTTCCGGGGATACCAATCTTGCACTTGTCGTCAAGGGCCAACCTGATGTATTCCTCTTTCACGCTGAATATGAGGGATCCATTTCACCCCGGGCTCGATTGAAGGTGCCAGAACAGTACGAGCAGCAACTGGGGGTAATGGAAGTGCTCAAGACGACCGTTTGTGGGGAGCGTGATGTCTATGTCCTTTGCCGGTTTACACCCAATATAGATGAACATGGTCCAGATGCAAATCATCCGTTTGTCCAACAAGCATTACAGTCGAGCCATAATGGAACGGTCGTTCTGTTTCACTTTGAAATACAGTCATCCGATCACCATATTCGGACGTGCTATTTACCGGATCATTCTGAGTATGAGGCCTTGGCCATTGCGGTTGCCGACAGGGACACGTTTGCTATCTCCTGGCAACATCCTCGTGATGATCATGATTTCGAAGTTGTCCTGTATAATGTAACGGATGAGGTATCTGATAAGGATACAAACATAATCG AAATTAGTTACGACTCGTCAAGTCTGATTGATGAAAGCGGACAGCGCCCGGTTGGAGGGCCAGTGATAGACCTCAGCTTCAACGATAGATCAAGCCAACTACTTTACTACCACCGGGCACAAACTTTATATGGGTCTTATCAACACCTGACAACATTTGACCTACATCGGAATACAAGCAGGGTGCGGTTTTCTAATTCCTTGAGTCTTTTGTTCTCAATATCGATTCCATTCTTTGGCACGCATAGAACAACCTCCCACGACGGTAACCCAGCGTGTAATTGGAGATATCTCTCTTTCGGGATCGCCAAACATCGAGAGGAGAACTGGACTGTTGCGTGCTTATTGAAATCTGAAGCATTCTGCCGATCTTACAACTGCGGGCATGTTTTGAACCTTGAACGCGGGCGACGACTTCAGGGATGGACAATAGTTGGGCATTTCTGCGGCTATCAGGTCCCAACAAGCTCTCTAGGTGGCATTATTGCTGCTTCAACCCGCGGCACACGCATCGCAATGGCCAACTGGAATACCATCTATGTCTGGGCATTGGAACCTAATGCACTTATCGGAGAGAACAGCGATGACTTCTATCGACCATCTTCGCGATCAGAAAATACTGGAGCGGTCGAATTGCATCCCATTGTCCTTCCGCTAGAAGCTGTTTGTTTCAAGCTGCGATTCTTGGAAAATGAAGATGAGTTGTTGGCTCTCACAGATCGCGGCGTGGTGCGCTGGAACATCAGCCCGTTGGCCAAAGGTGAAAAGACAATTTATCACTGGCCTTATTATAATGGCTCGCTTGCTTGA
- a CDS encoding uncharacterized protein (COG:S;~EggNog:ENOG410PSWY;~SECRETED:SignalP(1-20)), translating to MLCSPIILPVLSFLASHVAATSSSEQAATDILYWPVASSQPSTLARVSYDPTSLESNVLSYFPPAASRKTTDAEDHIDKLVRIGLYTSTPANPKQWVGTVTSFSSLTGVGDGKPTIQLHLGPSDEVYRVSLRLSSSSSSSDATEQIKPGVELVRTESGPRPRLNRPVVVSPDGQGPQEVVEKTFFQKYWWVFLIVTFLAMSGGGEGQQ from the exons ATGCTGTGCTCGCCCATAATCCTTCCGGTTCTCTCTTTCCTGGCCTCACACGTGGCCGCGACGTCCTCTTCTGAACAGGCCGCAACCGACATTCTGTACTGGCCCGTGGCGTCTTCTCAACCCTCGACCCTCGCTCGCGTATCATACGACCCGACGTCTTTGGAATCAAACGTCTTGTCGTATTTTCCTCCCGCCGCAAGCCGCAAGACTACAGACGCGGAAGACCACATCGATAAGCTCGTCCGCATTGGCCTATACACATCGACTCCAGCTAATCCCAAACAATGGGTTGGCACCGTCACTTCGTTTTCGTCTCTTACAGGTGTTGGTGATGGCAAACCAACAATTCAGCTTCATCTGGGCCCTTCGGATGAGGTCTACCGTGTTTCCCTAAGACTatcgtcgtcttcatcttcgagtgATGCCACAGAACAAATCAAGCCGGGCGTTGAGCTGGTACGTACCGAATCAGGGCCACGCCCACGCCTCAACCGGCCTGTCGTGGTCAGTCCAGATGGGCAGGGTCCGCAGGAGGTTGTCGAGAAGACATTCTTCCAAAA ATATTGGTGGGTTTTCCTCATAGTAACGTTTCTGGCAATGTCTGGTGGTGGAGAGGGTCAACAATAA
- a CDS encoding FGGY-family carbohydrate kinase (COG:G;~EggNog:ENOG410Q5AZ;~InterPro:IPR018485,IPR018484,IPR006003,IPR043129;~PFAM:PF00370,PF02782;~go_function: GO:0016773 - phosphotransferase activity, alcohol group as acceptor [Evidence IEA];~go_process: GO:0005975 - carbohydrate metabolic process [Evidence IEA]), with translation MASPHHRPSQQGYSHLDHFIGIDVGTGSARACIIDAKGDIVGLSSENIGLWQPQQGYYEQSTTDIWRCICLCVQRAIDQNNVAPESIKGIGFDATCSLSVFSNVNNEPVSITGPDFDSDRNVILWLDHRPVEETEVVNATQHNLLRYVGGKMSIEMEIPKVLWLKNHMPKELFDKCKFYDLADALAYIATGDEKRSFCSVVCKQGYVPVGVDGSVKGWQEDFLADIGLKDLTEDNFKRMGGVDGVNGDYLSAGELVGHLSEKAAMELGLPAGIAVGSPVIDAYAGWIGTVGAKVDLESGQLSTDVAKNDKTQAFGRLAAVAGTSTCHLAMSPGPVFVPGVWGPYRDTIQPGYWMAEGGQSATGELLKYVIETHPAYHQAKSIAESYNANIYVYLNEHLKEMAQEQKAPSISYLARHFFFYGDLWGNRSPIADPGMKGSVIGLSSDKTVDGLAIHYYATLEFIALQTKQIVETMNEAGHKLTSVFMSGSQCQNDILVGLVATACNMPVVIPRYVHAAVCHGAAMLGAKAASADDEGKTEDLWDIMDRFSKPGRKVSPSTNQNEKALLDVKYKIFLEQCHKQQEYRALVDQTVNSWK, from the exons ATGGCTTCCCCTCACCACCGTCCTTCCCAGCAGGGCTACAGTCACCTCGATCATTTCATCGGGATCGACGTTGGCACCGGCAGTGCCCGTGCTTGCATCATTGACGCAAAGGGTGATATCGTCGGTTTATCCTCAGAAAACATTGGTCTCTGGCAACCGCAGCAGGGATACTAT GAACAATCCACTACTGACATCTGGCGTTGCATCTGTCTTTGCGTCCAGCGAGCCATCGACCAGAACAATGTTGCCCCTGAATCAATCAAGGGTATCGGCTTCGATGCTACATGCTCATTGTCCGTTTTCTCCAACGTCAACAACGAGCCAGTTTCCATAACAGGCCCCGACTTTGACTCAGACCGCAATGTCATCCTTTGGCTGGACCACCGTCCGGTGGAAGAAACCGAAGTGGTGAATGCCACTCAGCACAACCTGCTCCGCTACGTGGGCGGCAAAATGTCCATTGAGATGGAGATCCCCAAGGTGCTGTGGTTGAAGAACCATATGCCCAAGGAACTCTTCGACAAGTGCAAATTCTACGATCTGGCTGATGCACTAGCATACATCGCGACCGGCGACGAGAAGCGAAGCTTTTGCAGCGTCGTATGCAAACAAGGTTATGTTCCCGTCGGTGTTGATGGAAGTGTGAAGGGTTGGCAGGAAGATTTCCTTGCAGATATTGGCCTCAAGGACCTTACAGAAGATAACTTCAAGCGGATGGGTGGAGTCGACGGGGTG AACGGTGATTACCTCAGTGCCGGTGAACTCGTCGGTCACCTTTCCGAAAAGGCAGCCATGGAGCTTGGCTTACCAGCAGGAATCGCTGTTGGTAGCCCTGTCATTGATGCATACGCTGGTTGGATCGGGACTGTCGGCGCCAAGGTTGATCTTGAATCGGGTCAGCTGAGCACTGATGTCGCGAAAAACGACAAAACTCAAGCCTTTGGGCGTCTTGCGGCTGTGGCGGGAACTTCTACCTGCCACCTTGCCATGTCCCCTGGCCCTGTTTTCGTTCCGGGAGTTTGGGGCCCATACCGCGACACCATCCAGCCTGGATATTGGATGGCCGAAGGTGGCCAATCTGCAACAGGGGAGCTCCTTAAGTATGTTATCGAAACTCACCCGGCCTACCATCAGGCAAAATCCATTGCAGAGTCGTACAACGCCAATATATACGTCTATCTGAACGAGCACTTGAAGGAGATGGCCCAAGAACAAAAGGCCCCCAGTATCTCCTATCTGGCACGCcacttcttcttctatgGTGATCTCTGGGGCAACCGCTCTCCCATCGCAGATCCGGGGATGAAAGGTTCGGTCATTGGTCTCAGCAGCGATAAGACGGTTGATGGTCTTGCCATCCATTATTATGCCACGCTTGAATTCATTGCGTTGCAGACAAAGCAAATTGTCGAAACCATGAACGAAGCTGGCCACAAGCTTACATCCGTCTTCATGTCTGGTTCTCAATGCCAGAATGACATCCTGGTTGGACTGGTTGCTACTGCCTGTAACATGCCCGTTGTGATACCGCGGTACGTTCATGCCGCCGTATGCCACGGAGCTGCCATGTTGGGTGCCAAAGCAGCCAGTGCCGATGATGAGGGGAAAACCGAGGACCTATGGGATATCATGGACCGATTTAGCAAGCCTGGAAGGAAGGTATCCCCGTCCACGAATCAGAACGAGAAGGCTCTGCTCGACGTGAAGTACAAAATATTCCTCGAGCAATGCCATAAGCAGCAGGAATATCGCGCACTTGTCGATCAGACGGTGAACTCGTGGAAATAA